One Actinomyces respiraculi DNA window includes the following coding sequences:
- a CDS encoding ABC transporter ATP-binding protein, translating into MTIRARALTKDYPRSSRSGAVLTAVAPTDLDLDPGSLTVVTGRSGSGKSTLLMMLAGLLTPTAGTVEVGGQDLYALAEGERSRLRNESIGLVPQGHAALRSLTVLENVLLPAVIHGDAEPPVARALTLLDDVGLTGLAEERPQELSGGELRRLALARALLMGPAVLLADEPTAGLDSENVELALTFLRQAADDGSAVLVVTHEAEADRVADRVLTMDGGRLS; encoded by the coding sequence CTGACGATTCGGGCTCGGGCCCTGACCAAGGACTACCCCCGCTCCAGCCGCTCGGGCGCGGTGCTCACCGCCGTGGCCCCCACCGACCTCGACCTCGACCCCGGGAGTCTGACCGTGGTGACCGGCCGCTCCGGCTCCGGCAAGTCCACGCTGCTCATGATGCTCGCCGGGCTGCTGACCCCCACCGCCGGCACGGTCGAGGTGGGCGGCCAGGACCTCTACGCCCTGGCGGAGGGCGAGCGCTCGCGGTTGCGCAACGAGAGCATCGGCCTCGTGCCCCAGGGGCACGCCGCCCTGCGCTCACTGACCGTCCTGGAGAACGTCCTGCTGCCCGCGGTCATCCACGGCGACGCCGAGCCCCCGGTGGCGCGTGCGCTCACGCTGCTCGACGACGTCGGCCTGACCGGGCTTGCGGAGGAGCGTCCCCAGGAGCTCTCCGGCGGCGAGCTGCGGCGCCTGGCGCTCGCCCGCGCCCTGCTCATGGGCCCCGCCGTCCTGCTCGCCGACGAGCCCACGGCCGGGCTGGACAGTGAGAACGTCGAGCTGGCCCTGACCTTCCTGCGACAGGCGGCCGACGACGGCAGCGCGGTGCTCGTCGTCACTCACGAGGCCGAGGCGGACAGGGTCGCGGACCGGGTCCTCACGATGGACGGGGGCCGTCTGTCCTGA
- a CDS encoding MATE family efflux transporter — MPTPLTEGTPWRVIGAFTVPLVLGNIIQQAYQLADTIVVGRFLGVLPLASVGATGVLLFLVIGFSFGMTSGLTIPLSQAYGAQDEVAVRRSVAAGTLVSVALTVVLTVIGTVLLRPLLVLFRTPAELMDDAMSYGLVCFATSCAIVAFNYLSAIIRAVGDSRTPLVFLAIASGLNIVLDIALIAWFGMGVEGAAYATAIAEVASALLCLWWIRLRFPVFHLRREDWRVTRAELAHHLRMGAPLGFNMSIIAIGAVAMQVRLNELGSDAVAAFTTAIRIDGLANSTLSSIGLAVSTYVAQNFGARRLDRVRLGVRQGNVLALVTSLVLALILVPTAAPLSRVFVGDGSEQVVTLSAQAVIMFSLTYWILAILYVMRGALQGLGKMRAPFYSGVAELVMRVIAAVWLGGLFGYLGVCASEPLAWVGAVALLVPAYLRTRRRLLGDDARTARSGVVT; from the coding sequence ATGCCCACCCCGCTCACCGAAGGCACCCCCTGGCGCGTCATCGGCGCCTTCACCGTCCCCCTCGTCCTGGGCAACATCATCCAGCAGGCCTACCAGCTCGCCGACACCATCGTCGTCGGCCGCTTCCTCGGCGTCCTGCCGCTGGCCTCCGTCGGTGCCACCGGCGTCCTGCTGTTCCTCGTCATCGGCTTCTCCTTCGGCATGACCAGCGGCCTGACCATCCCCCTGTCCCAGGCCTACGGGGCCCAGGACGAGGTGGCCGTGCGTCGCTCCGTGGCGGCCGGCACCCTCGTGTCCGTGGCCCTGACCGTCGTGCTCACCGTCATCGGCACGGTGCTGCTCAGGCCGCTGCTCGTGCTGTTCCGCACGCCCGCCGAGCTCATGGACGACGCCATGAGCTATGGCCTGGTCTGCTTCGCCACCTCCTGTGCCATCGTCGCCTTCAACTACCTGTCCGCGATCATCCGCGCGGTCGGGGACTCGCGCACCCCGCTCGTCTTCCTCGCCATCGCCTCCGGCCTCAACATCGTCCTCGACATCGCCCTCATCGCCTGGTTCGGCATGGGTGTCGAGGGCGCCGCCTACGCCACCGCCATCGCCGAGGTCGCCAGCGCCCTGCTGTGCCTGTGGTGGATCCGGCTGCGCTTCCCCGTCTTCCACCTGCGCCGCGAGGACTGGAGGGTCACCCGCGCCGAGCTCGCCCACCACCTGCGAATGGGCGCGCCCCTCGGCTTCAACATGTCGATCATCGCCATCGGCGCGGTCGCCATGCAGGTGCGGCTCAACGAGCTCGGCTCCGACGCCGTCGCCGCCTTCACCACCGCCATCCGCATCGACGGGCTGGCCAACTCCACCCTGTCCTCGATCGGCCTAGCCGTGTCCACCTACGTCGCCCAGAACTTCGGGGCGCGACGCCTGGACCGCGTGCGCCTGGGTGTCAGGCAGGGCAACGTCCTGGCCCTCGTGACCTCGCTGGTGCTCGCGCTCATCCTCGTACCGACCGCCGCGCCACTGTCACGAGTCTTCGTCGGCGACGGCTCCGAGCAGGTCGTCACCCTCTCCGCCCAGGCGGTCATCATGTTCTCCCTGACATACTGGATCCTCGCGATCCTCTACGTCATGCGTGGCGCCCTGCAGGGCCTGGGCAAGATGCGCGCCCCCTTCTACTCGGGCGTGGCCGAGCTCGTCATGCGCGTCATCGCCGCGGTCTGGCTCGGAGGGCTGTTCGGCTACCTCGGCGTGTGCGCCAGTGAGCCCCTGGCCTGGGTGGGCGCCGTCGCACTGCTCGTCCCCGCCTACCTGCGCACCCGCCGTCGGCTTCTCGGTGACGACGCGCGGACCGCCCGCTCGGGCGTCGTGACCTGA
- a CDS encoding ATP-binding protein, giving the protein MARGISESVSAFANTDGGVIILGLDESAGFASVPDLDVPALVNGLRVGLSRALGESPKVQPVPDYELARGSVDDHDVLVLTIHPLRAEPGIAMPCFVYDQGVERGSYRRADDADVRLTPYEGYLLRTQNQMDSTDREVVPGATLADLSKESVARTLDVLRAGRSHALEGIAPDDVAAALARINVLTRDGEVTLAGYLALGAYPQQEYPQLTVDVAVHPGLDTSQDPSIRFIDRQNCDGPLPRMIQDAVAAVLRNLRVHRVVDGTGGRDVAELPEEVLREAITNAVMHRDYSHWVRGQQVAVDVYPDWVEVSSPGGFWGDKTKDNVADGRSQARNQVLVRLLSLVPLDGHSTVAEQQGSGVLRMVVAMRQQGLDAPDYSASTVDHVVVRLDRFGSLAPQADAGPNELPDAAGRRSAMRVISEARREILRVLRTDEPRSIHEVSEMTGRSVGYVRPLLRDLVERGLVEATAPPQSRRRKYLIAH; this is encoded by the coding sequence GTGGCTCGAGGAATCAGCGAGTCGGTGTCGGCCTTCGCGAACACCGATGGCGGAGTCATCATCCTCGGGCTGGATGAGAGCGCCGGCTTCGCTTCGGTTCCAGACCTCGACGTGCCCGCCCTCGTGAACGGCCTGCGCGTCGGTCTCTCCCGAGCCCTGGGGGAGAGCCCCAAGGTGCAGCCGGTGCCCGACTACGAGCTGGCACGGGGAAGCGTGGACGACCACGACGTCCTCGTCCTCACCATCCACCCCCTCCGGGCCGAACCGGGCATTGCCATGCCGTGCTTCGTCTACGACCAGGGCGTCGAGCGCGGCAGCTACAGGCGGGCCGACGACGCCGATGTGCGCCTGACCCCCTATGAGGGGTACCTCCTGCGCACCCAGAACCAGATGGACAGCACAGACCGCGAGGTCGTCCCCGGCGCAACTCTCGCCGATCTCTCCAAGGAAAGTGTGGCCCGGACCCTTGACGTGCTTCGAGCGGGGCGCTCACACGCACTTGAGGGCATCGCTCCCGACGACGTCGCAGCAGCCCTCGCGAGGATCAACGTCCTCACCCGGGACGGCGAGGTGACCTTGGCCGGGTATCTCGCCCTCGGCGCCTATCCGCAGCAGGAGTACCCCCAGCTCACTGTTGACGTCGCCGTGCACCCCGGACTCGACACGTCGCAGGACCCGAGCATCCGTTTCATCGACCGTCAGAACTGCGACGGCCCCCTGCCGCGGATGATCCAGGACGCCGTTGCCGCGGTGCTGCGCAACCTGCGCGTGCACAGAGTTGTCGACGGCACCGGCGGGCGCGACGTCGCAGAGCTCCCTGAGGAGGTTCTTCGTGAGGCCATCACCAATGCCGTGATGCACCGCGACTACTCCCACTGGGTACGTGGGCAGCAGGTCGCCGTCGACGTCTACCCGGACTGGGTGGAGGTCTCCAGCCCTGGCGGCTTCTGGGGGGACAAGACCAAGGACAACGTCGCGGACGGTCGCTCCCAGGCTCGGAACCAGGTTCTTGTCCGGCTCCTCAGTCTGGTGCCACTGGATGGCCATTCCACCGTCGCCGAGCAGCAGGGCTCCGGCGTCCTGCGGATGGTCGTCGCCATGCGCCAGCAGGGGCTCGACGCCCCCGACTACAGCGCCTCCACCGTCGACCACGTCGTCGTGCGCCTCGACCGCTTCGGGTCCCTCGCCCCGCAGGCCGACGCCGGGCCGAACGAACTCCCGGACGCCGCTGGCCGTAGGTCCGCCATGCGCGTGATCAGCGAGGCTCGGCGCGAGATCCTGCGGGTCCTGCGCACGGATGAGCCCCGGTCCATCCATGAGGTCTCGGAGATGACGGGCAGGAGCGTCGGCTACGTGCGTCCTCTGCTCCGTGATCTTGTGGAGAGGGGACTCGTGGAGGCGACGGCGCCGCCGCAGAGCCGGAGGAGGAAGTACCTCATCGCGCACTGA
- a CDS encoding FtsX-like permease family protein, which yields MTRHRTQRPLTLRAIPARTALAHHARTAILLALALAQAACLMAGLTLLAGTRAELVLAEQRLGADVIVYPTAGRQQIPNNALTVLGTPVDYQRERTALARLAQNDDIAVVTHQLYLTTTLGDGQDVWIVGYEPATDTALSAWLEEGPDADPATGALAVGANVATRLGGDPTTVTLWGRPWPVTAHLAATGTRLDDAVVASTETLRPLLDAAATAGDTRYQGIDPATSYSAALLTLRERDAAASVAGWVNVYVRKVTADYSDAALVSTATTVTAHLGLVVGATALAWALLVSAHAVTQFLLMHERRQEIRVWRTVGASARTVRRLLTHETLLVHVVGALTGTAVAATALALAGRALPGGPPQPTALALAAATAVGLTLLTAAASTRLALRRTLRRDGGQALLTV from the coding sequence GTGACCCGCCACCGCACTCAGCGCCCCCTGACTCTGCGTGCCATCCCCGCCCGCACCGCCCTCGCCCACCACGCCCGCACCGCGATCCTCCTCGCCCTCGCGCTCGCCCAGGCCGCCTGCCTCATGGCCGGGCTCACCCTCCTGGCCGGCACCCGGGCCGAGCTCGTGCTCGCCGAACAGCGCCTGGGCGCCGACGTCATCGTCTACCCCACCGCCGGCCGCCAGCAGATCCCCAACAACGCGCTCACCGTCCTGGGCACCCCCGTCGACTACCAGCGCGAGCGCACCGCCCTGGCACGCCTGGCCCAGAACGACGACATCGCCGTCGTCACCCACCAGCTCTACCTCACCACCACCCTCGGTGACGGCCAGGACGTGTGGATCGTCGGCTACGAGCCCGCCACCGACACCGCCCTGTCCGCCTGGCTCGAGGAGGGTCCCGACGCCGACCCGGCCACCGGCGCCCTCGCCGTCGGCGCCAACGTCGCCACCCGGCTGGGCGGCGACCCCACCACCGTCACCCTGTGGGGCCGCCCCTGGCCCGTCACCGCCCACCTCGCCGCCACCGGCACCCGGCTCGACGACGCCGTCGTGGCCAGCACCGAGACGCTGCGCCCCCTCCTCGACGCCGCCGCCACCGCGGGCGACACCCGCTACCAGGGCATCGACCCCGCCACCAGCTACTCCGCCGCCCTGCTCACCCTCCGCGAGCGCGACGCCGCCGCCTCCGTCGCCGGCTGGGTCAACGTCTACGTCCGCAAAGTCACCGCCGACTACTCCGACGCCGCCCTGGTGTCCACCGCCACCACCGTCACCGCCCACCTGGGCCTCGTCGTCGGCGCCACCGCCCTGGCCTGGGCCCTGCTCGTGAGTGCCCACGCCGTCACCCAGTTCCTGCTCATGCATGAGCGCCGCCAGGAGATCCGGGTCTGGCGCACCGTCGGGGCCAGCGCCCGCACCGTGCGCCGCCTCCTCACCCACGAGACGCTGCTCGTCCACGTCGTCGGTGCCCTGACCGGCACGGCCGTGGCCGCCACCGCCCTGGCCCTGGCGGGCCGAGCCCTACCCGGTGGACCACCGCAGCCCACCGCCCTCGCCCTCGCCGCCGCGACCGCCGTCGGCCTCACCCTGCTCACCGCCGCCGCCAGCACCCGCCTCGCCCTGCGCCGCACCCTGCGCCGCGACGGCGGACAGGCGCTCCTGACCGTCTGA
- a CDS encoding DUF4418 family protein: protein MKIARSLPLAAAALAALLAVGVNTAFSACDPKPDGTWMHCHHCQNQVTAGAGVLALVWGSSAFVSNRALRAGLQALGVIGAAVVFLLPGVICPLCMMETMRCRTVFLPFTRIMSVLIAGTGVTSLVTTLRGLRRPARTLAQAAA, encoded by the coding sequence GTGAAGATCGCCCGCTCCCTCCCGCTCGCCGCCGCGGCCCTGGCCGCCCTCCTCGCCGTCGGCGTCAACACCGCCTTCTCCGCCTGCGACCCCAAGCCCGACGGCACCTGGATGCACTGCCACCACTGCCAGAACCAGGTCACCGCCGGAGCCGGCGTCCTCGCCCTCGTCTGGGGCTCCAGCGCCTTCGTGAGCAACCGCGCCCTGCGCGCCGGCCTTCAGGCCCTCGGCGTCATCGGCGCCGCCGTCGTCTTCCTCCTGCCCGGCGTCATCTGCCCCCTGTGCATGATGGAGACCATGCGCTGCCGCACCGTCTTCCTGCCCTTCACCCGCATCATGAGCGTCCTCATCGCCGGCACCGGCGTCACCTCCCTGGTCACCACCCTGCGCGGTCTGCGCCGCCCCGCACGCACCCTCGCCCAGGCCGCCGCCTGA
- a CDS encoding DUF5692 family protein, producing the protein MLFTFNYDAGASAIEVWLVWILVFAALFGFNEVTRRFKWVGFAAFVALPLVLSVLWFTVLSETTYTDWFHLAKVYSATAGCIGFWCIRYLQGTRKDGTTWRLADNRLALSFPPFILALNICEAVARDIQVGLQYVGGGTADGMWVVGGPWNYMNAAAGVLNIITITGWMGIVVRRKVKGDGSRDMLWPDMLWFWIIAYDLWNFAYTYNCLPGHAWYCGFALLLAPTLCSFTLGKGAWLQHRAHTLALWCMFAQTVPAFIDEGAFHVSSTYSTTSLTLVSAAALLCNVLVAAYMALKVVRTRKNPYTGELYGDLAAQREVKALGEPSNVVDADGRLVRHGLVA; encoded by the coding sequence ATGCTGTTCACCTTCAACTACGACGCCGGAGCCTCGGCCATCGAGGTCTGGCTCGTGTGGATCCTCGTTTTCGCCGCACTCTTCGGCTTCAATGAGGTCACCCGCCGCTTCAAGTGGGTCGGGTTCGCCGCCTTCGTGGCCCTGCCGCTGGTCCTGTCCGTCCTGTGGTTCACCGTCCTGTCCGAGACCACCTACACGGACTGGTTCCACCTGGCCAAGGTCTACTCCGCCACCGCCGGCTGCATCGGCTTCTGGTGCATCCGCTACCTGCAGGGCACTCGCAAGGACGGCACCACCTGGCGCCTGGCCGACAACCGCCTCGCCCTGAGCTTCCCTCCCTTCATCCTCGCCCTCAACATCTGCGAGGCCGTCGCCCGTGACATCCAGGTGGGCCTGCAGTACGTGGGCGGCGGCACCGCCGACGGCATGTGGGTGGTCGGCGGACCCTGGAACTACATGAACGCCGCCGCCGGCGTCCTCAACATCATCACCATCACCGGCTGGATGGGCATCGTCGTGCGCCGCAAGGTCAAGGGCGACGGCTCGCGCGACATGCTCTGGCCGGACATGCTGTGGTTCTGGATCATCGCCTACGACCTGTGGAACTTCGCCTACACCTACAACTGCCTGCCCGGTCACGCCTGGTACTGCGGCTTCGCGCTCCTGCTGGCCCCCACCCTGTGCTCCTTCACGCTGGGCAAGGGCGCCTGGCTCCAGCACCGCGCCCACACCCTCGCCCTGTGGTGCATGTTCGCCCAGACCGTGCCTGCATTCATTGACGAGGGCGCCTTCCACGTCAGCTCAACGTACTCGACCACCTCCCTCACGCTCGTCTCCGCGGCCGCCCTGCTGTGCAACGTCCTTGTCGCCGCCTACATGGCCCTCAAGGTCGTCAGGACCCGCAAGAACCCCTACACGGGCGAGCTCTACGGTGACCTCGCCGCCCAGCGCGAGGTCAAGGCCCTGGGTGAGCCGAGCAACGTCGTCGACGCCGACGGCCGCCTCGTCCGCCACGGCCTGGTCGCCTGA
- a CDS encoding DUF6273 domain-containing protein → MTTRVRAVVAALALLLPGALGSCAPTPTTDYATAHKGDVVILGTWEQDGDATNGAEPLEWIVLDRIDDRLLLLTADVVAARPYHHVPFEPITWADSDLRAWLNTDFLTQALTPAEQDLVQPTVLDNLDQSIAGTDGGAPTTDRVLALSETDAVIYLSTDWDREWTGRATVTDAASSPALYTDDEGHTDWWLRSPGGDDYAAQYVSADGEPITAGIAADAELGVRPALWLSVWGTTTPSSASSGEPRP, encoded by the coding sequence ATGACCACTCGCGTGCGCGCCGTCGTGGCCGCGCTCGCCCTCCTGCTCCCAGGCGCCCTCGGCTCCTGCGCCCCCACCCCCACCACCGACTACGCCACCGCGCACAAGGGCGACGTCGTCATCCTGGGCACCTGGGAGCAGGACGGCGACGCCACCAACGGCGCCGAACCGCTGGAGTGGATCGTCCTGGACCGCATCGACGACCGTCTCCTGCTGCTGACCGCCGACGTCGTCGCCGCCCGCCCCTACCACCACGTCCCCTTCGAGCCCATCACCTGGGCCGACTCCGACCTGCGCGCCTGGCTCAACACCGACTTCCTCACCCAGGCGCTGACCCCCGCCGAGCAGGACCTCGTTCAGCCCACCGTCCTGGACAACCTCGACCAGTCCATCGCCGGAACCGACGGCGGCGCTCCCACCACCGACCGCGTCCTGGCCCTGAGCGAGACCGACGCCGTCATCTACCTCTCCACCGACTGGGACCGCGAGTGGACCGGCCGGGCCACCGTCACCGACGCCGCCTCCAGCCCCGCCCTGTACACCGACGACGAGGGCCACACCGACTGGTGGCTGCGCTCGCCCGGAGGAGACGACTACGCCGCCCAGTACGTCTCCGCCGACGGCGAGCCCATCACCGCCGGGATCGCCGCCGACGCCGAGCTCGGGGTGCGCCCCGCCCTATGGCTCAGCGTCTGGGGGACCACCACCCCGTCCAGCGCGTCGAGCGGGGAGCCGCGCCCGTGA
- a CDS encoding glycosyltransferase yields the protein MSPSEPPDQRAAVVIPAKNEAASIAATVRACRAIPRVDLVVVVDDGSTDDTQCHARAAGAVTVRHSVTRGKASALETGASIVAMRDYSDGPSRLLLFIDADLGDTAAACSELVPPVLDGAADMAIAVPPKQVGAGGRGRVVRAARAAIASATGWAPVAPLSGQRCLTREAYEAAAPLATGWGVEVALSIDVLAAGLTVIEVPCDITHRVTGNDRAGKVHRATQYRDVLRAVAARRLRGRRVRGLDEDTVRAQSPFRAYRAVRED from the coding sequence GTGAGCCCGTCAGAGCCCCCGGACCAACGAGCCGCCGTCGTCATCCCAGCCAAGAACGAGGCCGCCTCCATCGCCGCCACCGTCCGGGCCTGCCGCGCCATCCCCCGGGTTGACCTCGTCGTCGTTGTCGATGACGGCTCCACCGACGACACCCAGTGCCACGCCCGCGCCGCCGGCGCCGTCACCGTGCGCCACTCGGTCACCCGGGGCAAGGCCTCCGCCCTGGAGACCGGCGCCAGCATCGTCGCCATGCGCGACTACTCCGACGGCCCCTCCCGGCTTCTGCTCTTCATCGACGCAGACCTTGGCGATACCGCCGCCGCCTGCTCCGAGCTCGTCCCCCCGGTGCTCGACGGCGCCGCCGACATGGCCATCGCCGTGCCCCCCAAGCAGGTCGGCGCCGGTGGCCGGGGCCGGGTCGTGCGCGCCGCCCGGGCCGCCATCGCCAGCGCCACCGGCTGGGCGCCCGTCGCCCCGCTGTCCGGCCAGCGCTGCCTCACCCGTGAGGCCTATGAGGCGGCCGCGCCCCTCGCCACCGGCTGGGGTGTCGAAGTCGCACTGAGCATCGACGTGCTCGCCGCCGGACTCACCGTCATCGAGGTCCCCTGCGACATCACCCACCGCGTCACCGGCAATGACCGGGCCGGAAAGGTCCACCGCGCCACCCAGTACCGCGACGTCCTGCGCGCCGTCGCCGCCCGCCGACTGCGCGGACGCCGCGTGCGCGGCCTCGACGAGGACACCGTGCGGGCCCAGTCGCCCTTCCGCGCCTACCGGGCCGTGCGCGAGGACTGA
- a CDS encoding FtsX-like permease family protein encodes MRTLPWHNLRGYPARTAALLALTGLMAVAAFGGGLVIQGVRQGLDLARTRLGADILVTPEDTGTGFNPQQALLTAEPDYFYMDADVVAQVAAVEGVRRVSAQLYLASAKSSCCSSRLQLIAFDPATDFTIQPWIADSRGGAGDDGGVGDMEVVVGANVTISDSLTLFDHDLRIAGQLAPSGTSLDSAVYMTRDTFATVLKASFDKNLNRYGYVNADDVVSAVTVDLADDADPDAVAAAIAAQVYGVTVTTASGMVAGVAASLESAARTVTAIVALIWGLGLAVTVLVHALVVHERRRELATLTALGAGDRAVARTVVAEAVIVNLTGALTGIVVAGVLVPSFATAIGQALGVGLVLPGVGAVVLIAVATLAGAVLAAALSAAISLRRTHRMDPSLVLKEGE; translated from the coding sequence ATGAGGACCCTGCCGTGGCACAACCTGCGCGGCTACCCCGCCCGCACCGCCGCCCTGCTCGCCCTCACCGGGCTCATGGCCGTCGCCGCCTTCGGCGGAGGGCTCGTCATCCAGGGCGTGCGCCAGGGCCTCGACCTCGCCCGCACGCGCCTGGGCGCCGACATCCTCGTCACCCCCGAGGACACCGGCACCGGCTTCAACCCCCAGCAGGCCCTCCTGACCGCCGAGCCCGACTACTTCTACATGGACGCCGACGTCGTCGCACAGGTCGCCGCCGTCGAGGGCGTCCGGCGCGTCTCCGCCCAGCTCTACCTCGCCTCGGCCAAGTCCTCCTGCTGCTCCTCCCGCCTCCAGCTCATCGCCTTCGATCCCGCCACCGACTTCACGATCCAGCCGTGGATCGCCGACTCGCGCGGCGGCGCGGGTGACGACGGGGGTGTTGGCGACATGGAGGTCGTCGTCGGCGCCAATGTCACCATCTCCGACAGCCTGACCCTCTTCGACCACGACCTGCGGATCGCCGGCCAGCTCGCCCCCTCCGGCACCAGCCTCGACAGCGCCGTCTACATGACCCGCGACACCTTCGCCACGGTCCTCAAGGCCTCCTTCGACAAGAACCTCAACCGCTACGGCTACGTCAACGCCGACGACGTCGTCTCCGCCGTCACCGTGGATCTGGCCGACGACGCCGACCCTGACGCCGTGGCCGCCGCCATCGCCGCGCAGGTTTACGGGGTCACCGTCACCACCGCCTCCGGCATGGTCGCCGGCGTCGCCGCCTCCCTCGAGAGCGCCGCACGCACCGTCACCGCGATCGTCGCCCTCATCTGGGGCTTGGGACTGGCCGTCACGGTGCTCGTGCACGCCCTGGTGGTCCACGAGCGCCGTCGGGAGCTCGCGACCCTCACCGCCCTGGGGGCCGGTGACCGAGCGGTGGCACGCACCGTCGTCGCCGAGGCCGTCATCGTCAACCTCACCGGGGCGCTGACCGGCATTGTCGTCGCGGGAGTGCTCGTGCCCTCCTTCGCCACGGCCATCGGCCAGGCCCTGGGCGTGGGCCTCGTCCTGCCGGGGGTGGGCGCCGTTGTCCTCATCGCCGTCGCCACCCTCGCCGGGGCTGTCCTCGCCGCGGCACTCAGCGCGGCCATCAGCCTGCGCCGTACCCACCGCATGGACCCCAGCCTCGTGCTCAAGGAGGGCGAGTGA